Genomic DNA from uncultured Acetobacterium sp.:
CTTTAAACTTACTGCTGGGTCTTATTATTTATCTTACTATTTTCATATTTGCAGAATCCATCGCTAGAATTGTAGGGTCGGATGATATCTTTATGTTGCGGGTGCTTTCAGTAGTATTTGTGATCCATAGTATTTCAGGGGTTTCGGAGGCCTTGCTTCAAAAAGAAATGCATTTCAAGGTTATCAGCATTATAAACACAGTCGCAGCTGTAACCAATGGCGTTTTTGCGATCGGATTTGCTTTAAATGGATTTGGTGCATGGTCACTTGTTTTTGCACAGTTAATAAGTGTAATGATACAAACGATCTTATCATTAATAAATAAGCCAATTAAGTTTAGCATAAAAATTGAAAAGCAATCGGCGAAAGAATTAATTAATCTGGGTTCCGGATTTGCTCTATCAAAAGTATTTAATAATATTGCCAATCAAGGCGATTACTTTGTTGTGAGTCAAACCCTGGGCAGTACTGCTTTGGGATTTTACAATCGAGCCTATCAATTGTTACTAGTACCAACAAATTTGATTGCAACAGTGATGGAACGGGTTTTATTTCCCTTATTGGCTATGTATCAGGATGAACATGAAAAAATAAGGTATGTAGTTTTGAATTTAACTGCTTTAATCGCAATCTTAGCCTTTCCGATCACAATTATATCATTGACAATGGGAGCCGATTTAGTTCAAGTGGTATTAGGTTCAAAATGGGAAGAGACCATTCTTCCATTTAAAATACTAATCGCAAGTTTGTTTTTTAGAATGGCATATAAAATAGGTGATGCTCTTGTACGGTCATTAGGTGCAGTCTATAAACGGCTTTGGGTTCAAATATTTTATGCAGCTCTTGTTATCGGAGGCGCGTATATTGGGAAAGATTGGGGAATAGTGGGAGTTGCAATAACAACAACCATAGCAATTATTATTAACTATTTTGTTATGACTTTGCTGATTGGGCATTTAGTTGAATTGAAAATCAGAGAATTGTTGAGATATTTAACGCCAATCATTTTAGTTAGTTTAGTAGTTGGAATCATATGCTACTTTCTAAAAATGCCCATTGCAAATTTATCATTTGCACTTGTTAGGCTTGTTGCAATGACTTTAGCAGTAGGTATAATGTACCTCGTTGCATTTAAGTTTTTTATTATCAAAGTTATGCCTGAAGATTTCAAAGACTTTATTGATGTCGTCAAAACTCAGACCATTGGGAAGCTGGCGCCAAAAGACAAGACCATCAAATAATAGAACTTGGAAGAAGAAATATGAATGATAAGCAAATAAAATCTAAAGTTATTTCATCACTATTCTGGAAATTCATGGAGCGACTTGGAACTCAAGGAATACAATTTATAGTTCAAATTGCATTGGCTCGGCTCCTTTTACCAGAAGAATACGGATCAATAGCATTGATATCCATTTTTATTGCTTTTGCAAATGTATTTGTTCAATATGGATTTAATACAGCCCTTGTTCAAAAGAAGAATGCAGATGATACTGATTTCTCTTCAGTGTTTTTTTTAAGTATGGCTATTGCAGGGTTATGTTATATTATTTTGTTTTTCTCAGCCCCACTGATCGCATCATTCTATGAAAATTCACTGCTCATACCACTTCTTAGAGTATTATCACTTACGTTATTTTTTGGAGCAGTAAATTCTATTCAAAATGCTGTTGTATCGAGAAATATGGAATTTAAGAAATTATTTTATAGTAGTTTAGGGGCAGTAGTGGTATCTGGAATAGTAGGTATTGGGATGGCTTTTAGTGGTTATGGCACCTGGGCGCTGGTAGTCCAACAGCTAACAAATCAGTTTATTATTGCATTGATTCTGTGGTTTACTGTTAAGTGGCGCCCCAAACTTCTTTTATCAATAGAAAGTTTGAAAGATCTATTTTCTTTTGGTTGGAAGCTTTTAGTTTCGGCACTTATAAATATGCTTTACACGAATGCTCAAAGTTTGTTTATTGCAAAAATCTATAATCCAGCGATGTTAGGTTATTTTAATCGAGGTCAACAGTTTCCTTCGCTGATAGTATCAAATATTAATGGTTCAATTCAATCGGTAATGTTCCCGGCACTCTCATTAGAACAAGATAATGTTCATAGAGTTAAAGAAATGGTGAGAAGAGCTATCATTACCAGTGCATTTTTTATATTTCCCATGATGGTTGGATTGGCGGTTATTGCGGAACCTCTGGTTAAAATTTTACTGACTGATAAATGGTTGCCCTGTGTTCCGTTTTTGCAGATTTCATGTGCAGCGTATGCTCTATTGCCAATTCATACGGCAAATCTTCAGGCGATTAATGCACTAGGCCGCAGTGATATATTTTTAAAACTGGAGATCATTAAAAATGTTGTTAGTTTTGCGATTTTGGGGATATCATTGTTTTATGGTATCTATGCAATTGCTGCCGGTATGTTTTTAAGCAGCCTTGCCTGCTCGTTTATAAATGCCTATCCGAATAAAAAACTCCTTGATTACAGTTATTTTCAGCAGATAAAAGATGTGATGCCATCACTTTTATTAGCTTTGGCAATGGGTATCGTTATATATTGCTTTTTATGGCTTAATTTGAATCCGGGGCTAACCTTAGTAATGCAAGTAAGTGTCGGTGTGATAATCTACTTGGGAATGGCAAAAATATTGAAATTTGAGAGCTTAACATATTTATTGATAACTGGGAAAGAAATGCTGAATAATAGAAATAAGAGTTAATAAGATGATTAGTAATTACTGCAAAAAAACAGGTAACATAGATGCTAGATTTAAGATGCGAGGTAAAGATATGAATATATCAATAATGCAACCTTATTTATTTCCATACATTGGATATTATCAAATGATAAATTGTTCGGACAGTTTCGTTATTGCAGATGATGTTCAGTTTATAAAGCAAGGATGGATTAATAGAAATCGGATATTGTTAAATGGTGAACCGTCAATGATCACTTTACCAATAAGTAGAGACAGCACATATCTGAAAATATGTGAGCGAAGTTTTGAAAATCAAACTGGTTCGAAGGGCAGGATTAGGTTCTTGAACAAAATTCACAACTCCTATCATAAGGCTCCAGAATTTATAAATATGTATCCTCTTATTGAAAAGATAATAAATTTCGAAAATAACAATGTTACAGAATACTTATTTAACAGCAT
This window encodes:
- a CDS encoding lipopolysaccharide biosynthesis protein, translating into MKGSNKDKAFLGVYWMTIMGLAGVGIRLLITMTLSRLLLPEEFGQVATIQIIISFAEIFWMMGIGSAIIQKKQINDDYIATGNTLNLLLGLIIYLTIFIFAESIARIVGSDDIFMLRVLSVVFVIHSISGVSEALLQKEMHFKVISIINTVAAVTNGVFAIGFALNGFGAWSLVFAQLISVMIQTILSLINKPIKFSIKIEKQSAKELINLGSGFALSKVFNNIANQGDYFVVSQTLGSTALGFYNRAYQLLLVPTNLIATVMERVLFPLLAMYQDEHEKIRYVVLNLTALIAILAFPITIISLTMGADLVQVVLGSKWEETILPFKILIASLFFRMAYKIGDALVRSLGAVYKRLWVQIFYAALVIGGAYIGKDWGIVGVAITTTIAIIINYFVMTLLIGHLVELKIRELLRYLTPIILVSLVVGIICYFLKMPIANLSFALVRLVAMTLAVGIMYLVAFKFFIIKVMPEDFKDFIDVVKTQTIGKLAPKDKTIK
- a CDS encoding lipopolysaccharide biosynthesis protein — translated: MNDKQIKSKVISSLFWKFMERLGTQGIQFIVQIALARLLLPEEYGSIALISIFIAFANVFVQYGFNTALVQKKNADDTDFSSVFFLSMAIAGLCYIILFFSAPLIASFYENSLLIPLLRVLSLTLFFGAVNSIQNAVVSRNMEFKKLFYSSLGAVVVSGIVGIGMAFSGYGTWALVVQQLTNQFIIALILWFTVKWRPKLLLSIESLKDLFSFGWKLLVSALINMLYTNAQSLFIAKIYNPAMLGYFNRGQQFPSLIVSNINGSIQSVMFPALSLEQDNVHRVKEMVRRAIITSAFFIFPMMVGLAVIAEPLVKILLTDKWLPCVPFLQISCAAYALLPIHTANLQAINALGRSDIFLKLEIIKNVVSFAILGISLFYGIYAIAAGMFLSSLACSFINAYPNKKLLDYSYFQQIKDVMPSLLLALAMGIVIYCFLWLNLNPGLTLVMQVSVGVIIYLGMAKILKFESLTYLLITGKEMLNNRNKS
- a CDS encoding WbqC family protein — encoded protein: MNISIMQPYLFPYIGYYQMINCSDSFVIADDVQFIKQGWINRNRILLNGEPSMITLPISRDSTYLKICERSFENQTGSKGRIRFLNKIHNSYHKAPEFINMYPLIEKIINFENNNVTEYLFNSIKEICLYLDINTEILLESSFNLSPELDYQDSVIYVCKNLNADRYINSIGGMNLYSAQKFTANDIELKFIKTKESLEYKQFYNKFVSNLSIIDVLMFNSLVEIKKLLSEYDLIDGRN